From the genome of Heliangelus exortis chromosome 23, bHelExo1.hap1, whole genome shotgun sequence:
TCTTTTATTTGTGTCACAGCTGCTGGAGTTGGGGAGGAATGGAGAACAACCCCGTGCTGCAGCAGAAGATCCTGAGGAGGTGAGAGTTCTGCCATCagttttccagctctgtgcaAGCCTGGTTTCCTAGATCAAGTTATGTTTCTAAGCAAGCCCTTCAGATTGAGGCTGAGCCCTTTGTGTGCTCTTTCCCCtgagcagaagctgcagctgaaggagatCCTGGAGAGGAGGAGCCACACTGAGCTCTATGAGCATGAGAAAGACCTGGTGTGGAAGATGAGATATGATATCCGTGACCAGTACCCACAAGCTTTGGCAAAGCTGCTTATCATCACCAAATGGAACAGGCATGAAGATGTTGCCCAGgtaaggtaaaagaaaaaaatttaaaaatctgtttaattCCTGTCAGCAGTAGGATCTGGATTGGGTATATATCTTTTCCACTGAGAACATCAGACATCAGCCAGGGATGGTCTCTGCTGCTCATCCCTTCTTACTTCAAGAGCTCTGACAGGATCTTCTAAAGGTCCCTTTTTAGTCTAAAAGTGCTTTTCCCAAAGAGCTCATTCCACTAACTGTGGTTCAGCAAATGTAACCCTGCTGTGGACTGAGCTGGTTCCTCCTATCAGGTATCTATAAATAATGCTTACAATAGTGTTAATCCCCCACAAAGGAGCAGCTCTCTCCCCAGCAGAATTTAAGTTTTTTATCCATTCATCATAAAAACCTTTCctttatttgctgtgttttttttccctttacagaTGATTTCCCTGCTTCAGACCTGGCCAGAGCTGCCTGTCCTGAATGCCTTGGAACTGCTGGATTTCAGCTTTCCTGACAGATACGTTGGTTCCTTTGCTATCAACTCACTGAAGAAGCTGACGTAAGTGTTCACCCTCAGGGGTGTGCAGGgccctttcttcttcctccttctttctccttctttcctcttctttcctcttctttcctcttctttcctcttctttcctcttctttcctcttctttcttcttctttcctcttctttcctcttctttcctcttctttcctcttctttcctcttctttcctcttctttcctcttctttcctcttcttttttcctcttctttcttcttttttcctcttctttcttcttttttcctctccttccctctccttcccctctcctcccctctcctcccctctcctcccctctcctcccctctcctcccctctcctcccctctcctcccctctcctcccctctcctcccctcccctctccttccctctccttccctctccttccctctccttcccttctccttccctccttctttccttctccttccctctccttccctctccttccctctccttccctctccttccctctccttccctcttctttccctctctttccctctctttccctctctttccctctccttccctctccttccctctccttccctctccttccctctccttccctctccttccctctccttccctcttctttccctctctttccctctctttccctctctttccctctctttccctctctttccctctccttccctctccttccctctccttccctctccttccctctccttccctctccttccctctccttccctctccttccctctccttccctctccttccttctcccttctttttttctgtgttgaagGCTGCTGAGTGGGACTGTGCACAAGGCCGAGAGTTGTCTTTACACTCCTTGTAAGTACACTTGTTGCAGAACAAGCAAGgttgccttttatttttcctttcttcccacaGAGACCACGAATTGTTCCAATACCTGCTGCAGCTCGTCCAGGTGCTTAAGTATGAATCCTACTTAGACTGTGAATTAACCAAATTCCTGCTGGACAGAGCCTTATCCAACCGCAAGATCGGCCACTTCCTTTTCTGGCACCTGAGGTAAAGACCAAATCCTGGAGTCACCCAATCATAGATTctgccaggttggaagggacccatcaggatcatcgAGGCCAAATCCTATCCCTGggtagggcacccccaggatcacccCACGGGCCTCAGAGCATCattcttgaactcaggcaggcttggagCTGTGAGCACTTTCTCTGGGGAGCTTCttccactgctcaaccaccTCTGTGTTTGAGCCTTTTCTCAGTAATCAAGTGAACCCAGCACTTTTTGGGTGGGTTTGCCACTGCTTTGTGAAGTGAGACACCAAGGGGGTCTGTATGGATAGATGCCAGAGTGGTTATTCCCTTTCATGGAAGTATTGGTGGAATTTCCTTGCTGTGATCACCAAAATCcaggcactgctgcttttcacttAGGAGACTGAGGAAGGATTATTTCAGGAGGACATAAAAACTTGagtttgtttgttatttttaaattttgttgttgtggaGGTGCTGGTACATGGATTAGGTACTGTCTCTCAGAATTtagatgtgtgtatatatatatatatatatagacacaCACATAGCTGTGAGTTGAAATTAACTTTGGAGGCCCATGGCCACCTGCCAGTTCCAAGCCATAGGACTGCACTCTTCAGCAGTATTCTCTAAAGGAGGGGTTAGGCACTGAGTCATCCAGAGAGATGTCTCATCACTTCAAGCAATGGATTTTCTACATCATCTTCTGGGGTGggataattatttttcccctccccagagtGAATCTAAGCCAATATTCTGCATCCTCCCTGTGCAGCATGAATGGGGGAATGGTCACTCACTGCACTGGGTTGCTTTCACCTCCCCAGGTCAGAGATGCACGTTCCTGCAGTTGCCTTGAGGTTTGGCCTGATCCTGGAAGCTTATTGCAGAGGCAGCACCCACCACATGAAAGTTCTGATGAAACAGGTAAACTTGCTTTTAGCCCCAAAGTTGACTTCCCTCTTCCTTAGAGCTGGTTCTCAGTTTTTCCAGCTTCATGTTatcaaacacacacaaaataaaaatccttttacTGATATATTGGATTTAGCACATCTTGTTAAGAGCTTGGAGTTCCCCATCATGTGTGACACTGCTCATTTCTTACCTGTACATGTACAAGGTTTACATTTTACAGTTGatttgaacattttaaaacattctccAGGCATTTCCTATCTGTAACCCCTGTTCTGTccctcctttcatttttcagggAGAAGCACTCAACAAGATGAAAGCTCTGAACGACTTTGTTAAAGTGAGTTCCCAAAAGGCCACCAAGCCTCAGACCAAGGAGATGATGCACGTGTGCATGAAGCAGGAAACTTATCTGGAAGCACTTTCCCACCTCCAGTCCCCCCTGAACCCCAACATCATCCTGGCTGAAGTTTGGTAAGCaagagagctgcagctcctgggtaCACCCATGGCCCCTTTTCTTCTGGAAGTCACCACTCCCTTAGGATTTGTAGATGCTGTTGAatttgcagctgctttttttagTAGACAGAAGCTCTGATGGTAATCTCTTGGTTTCCTCTAGTGTGGATCAGTGCACCTTCATGGACTCCAAAATGAAACCTTTGTGGATTGTGTTTAATAATGAAGAGACAGGTGGAGGTGGAGTGGgcattatatttaaaaatggaGATGGTGAGTCTTTAAAAAGGATAGGTTTTCACACCCTCAAATATTTGTTGTGGTGAGTGGGCCTCAATATGCACCATTAAGGTGATGTGTAAATGAGGACCACCAGTGTGGTGAGGTTTGCTGACAGGAAGCTGGAGATCAAATaactctcctctctctttcactTGCTCTTTGTTAAAACTgtagcacagcagcagctgaatgcACTTGCACTGTAAAAAGAAATTGGTGTGAGGGTTGGAAAAGCTCCAGCAGTCCaagtgctgctgggctggagctgggctgctgctcacTCTTGTGTCCAGCTCCATCTTCTGCTGGGGGAAGAGTTGTGAAAAACTGAAGCAGCATGGGCCATGCCTGAGCTGAGGGATGTGCTCTGGGGGCTTTACACTGGCCCTGGCACTGGCAAACATTGCTCTCATCACTATCTAGCAAGTGACAAACATGGCAAAGGCTCCTCTAACAACCTGCTCCAAGGGCAGGAACACCAGAGCTGTTCTTATGACCCCTTCTGAccctttttccctttggaaTGCTGCACAGATCTCCGTCAGGACATGCTGACCCTGCAGATGATCCAGCTGATGGATATCCTGTGGAAGCAGGAGGGCCTGGACTTGAGGTGAGTAATTTGCTCCCAGTTGTCCCTACTGCACTGGCAAGGCCTTTTTGTCTGTCCCCAAGGGGTCTGTCTTGTATCCTGTGAGCAGGCAGTCAGGGTTTGGTGGTACTGGGCAGATGTGGGAGCTGAGAGGAAAGCTCAGAAGTCAAAACAATCCAATTCTGGGCAAGATTTCAGTGGAAGGGTTTCTTTCATCTCTGCAGGATGACCCCTTATGGCTGCCTCTCCACAGGAGACAAGACTGGACTGATAGAGGTGGTCATGCACTCAGACACCATTGCCAACATCCAGCTGAACAAGAGCAACATGGTGGCCACTGCAGCCTTCAACAAGGATGCTCTGCTCAACTGGCTGAAGTCCAAGAACCCAGGGTAAGTGAATTTACCTTTTACTCTGTGCTGCTTTACTGCTTCCTTCCAGctggaaacatttcttctgctttactcatgtttttttccctcagttaTCCATATTTCCCACAGAATCTATGGCTGCTTCACTGCCTGTCACACCAGAAGGCATCACAGATATCTGAATGAAATCAaatgaattaaaagaaatttaagttattttttgcCAGCTTTTTTGAACTTCAGTAGCTTTGATAACTCTGTCCACAGGCTGCGTCCAAACCTTGATCTTCCCAGTGGTCCTGCTACTTTCTCCAGAGGCTATGGAGTAGCAGCTGGAAAAGGGACAGAAGGAATCATGCcaaaactgggaggggaaaaaaagcaaacagcacaaAAGCTGTGCAGCTTGGGGCTCTACTAGACAAAGGACCAAACAGCAGCAACACCTCAGCACTGCTCTGATGTAGGAGGACAGCAAATTACAGGGCACCAGCAACAGGAATTATTCTAGGAGACCACATCACAGTTTGGCTCTGTGAAGATCTAAAAATGGTTTAATTTAGTTGAGCCCAAACAATTTTTCCTTGAGGTTGCAGATAGCCCTAGCCAGACCTCTCCAATTACTGCCACTGCAGCTCCTTTTTGTGATTCCCTGACCTTCTCCTGCAGGCTTGGATGGGGGAAAAAGCTACAAAAACAACTTTCCCAGTGGTGAAACACTGCTCTTCCATGTCAAATTCTCTTTcaatctttttcttcccctattCAGTGATGCACTGGAACAAGCTATTGAGGAGTTCACTCTCTCCTGTGCTGGGTACTGTGTGGCAACCTACGTGCTGGGGATTGGTGACAGGCACAGTGACAACATCATGATCCGGGAAACTGGGCAGGTATGggcactgcctgctgctggggaagctggaACTGGGGCATGgatgctgctcagcactggaCAGATACATCCCAGTGCAATCCTGCTGTGTACCTGACCCTCCAGCTCAGACTGGACAAAGATTCTCACTGGTTTCTGTCATTAAGAGGGGAAATAAGAGTTTAATAATTTGAATTACACTTCTATAAGCACCACTGCCATCAGCTGCCACTGGGAATTCCTGCCTTGAAGCTACAGTGGAGCAATCCCTACCTCAAAGATCCCAGAGCTGTCTGCAGAAGCAAACTCAAGCACTGTGCTCTCAGTCTGAGCTTGGCTGCAGCAGAGTTAGGAACTGCTCCTAGTTGTAAGATCCTCAGTTCCTTATCCAAACTGCTGTATTTATAGGCTTCTGCCTAGGAAAAAAtgattgggttttgtttgtttgttttaaaaaaaattgaatgcaAGTGATCAGCAtggttttaatttcatattGATCCCTGTCCTGATTCCTTTACTTCTTTGTTTCACAAAGTTGCCAGAGTTTATACCAAACTACATCACTAATATTTTGGTAAAGTCTAAACTATCTTTCTGGTTGAGTTGTGCTCTGCCAGACAGTGCAAGGCACAGCTAGTGAGTTAATAGCTGAAAGTAAGAAGTTGCTAAGGTTTTGAGACTCAAACCTgtcagctctgcctgcaccaTTCCTGGCTGGCATCCCCCTCCTCTGCATCTTATTGTCCCAAAATGTCACTGCCAAAGAAACCTCCTGGTGCCTTTGGGTTGGAgtcacagcagggacagagccacTGTCATCTCCTTCCCCGGGAACCCCTCTGTGCCCCATTAATCCAGTGCCGGGTGTCCACGGGGGGGCactgcagccctggggatgcacatcctcctccttccctgcactGCTCTACTgcttgatatttaaaaaaaaaaaaaaaaaacaaaaaacccacaacaaacaaacaaaaaattaaaaaaacaaacaaaaaacccacaaacagaaaaaaaccccaaaaataaacaaccaaaaaaacccaaaaggaaaaggtggaaaaaaattgagTAATATTTTGTAGCAAATTCAAACCAGGACCTCTTTCCACACACTGTCTGGGACTGCAGAGGTGGGGTGCACTCTGTAGTTCTCTTTCTGCTTCAAGTAGTGGCCATTAAGGCTTtacaaaaacctgaaatttcCTCAGCTATAGCAGGGATTGAGGAGGTGAGTACTTTTACTGCCCTATCCATCATCTAGAGAATTTATATAATTACACTAGAGAATATCTGGGCAAGTAAATACTGCCTTTTGTCCAGAAAGAGTGCCACTGGGGAGGTAATTTCTCTCCCCAGATGGTATCTTTTGAATTGAGTAACTGTGAAAAGAACTCAACAGTGACCAGCTAAGACAGATGCTGTttcaaaaaacaatttttttttccttccttttttccagctgttccaTATTGATTTTGGTCACTTCTTGGGGAACTTCAAGACCAAATTTGGTATCAATAGAGAACGAGTTCCTTTCATCTTAACCTATGACTTTGTGCATGTCATTCAGCAGGGCAAAACTAACAACAATGAGAAGTTTGAAAGGTAAGTGTTGGTAAACTTCACTTAAGCATTTTAAGCTTGGAATTTTCAGAGGTTATTTTGACTGGCAGTTCAGTTGCCTATAGCAAACAGATGTCTGTACAcacaaaatcaaataaattattaagtGTTAGAACAGGTGGAAGAGCTTGGTAGTCATTAGTGCAGACAGCAGACTAACAGCTATCCTTACTTTGTGAAGTGGTACAGCTTGCTGCCTTTGTTCTGTGCCTCATCTTCTTTTTTGGAATAGATTCAGGGGTTATTGTGAAAAAGCCTACATGATCCTGAGGCGCCATGGTCTCCTCTTCTTGCACTTGTTTGCACTGATGAAAGCTGCTGGCCTGCCAGAACTCAGCTGCTCTAAAGACATTCAGTATTTAAAGGTAAGAGAAGCAGAGCCCAGACACAGTTAAAATGCAGTTCCTGATCCAGGAGCAGGCTGCATGCATTCATCATAAGGAAAAAGCTTTGTGCAGCTACTGTTTGAAATAATTCATGACCTACTCAGTGCTCCTTTCAGTGGAGCAATTTCTTAGCAAGTAAACATTTTTAGTTTATTAAATTGTTGCAAGTGCCATTAATTGTCAGCTGCACTTTTAGTGAGGCTACACTGagttctgcctcttccctgcaggATTCCCTGGCTCTTGGGAAAACAGATGAGGAGGCACTGAAGCACTTCAGACTCAAGTTTAATGAAGCCCTGCGAGAGAGCTGGAAAACCAAAGTGAACTGGCTGGCACACAATGTGTCCAAGGATAACAGACAGTagagcaccagcagcagcctgcacaCGTGCTCCAGGAGAATGTAACACCTGCACTGGGCCCAGCATTTGGTTTTTAAAGACTGCTGAATGTCACCATGCTGAAGAGCCAGAGAGCTGCATGGCTGAAAAATTGTTGGACTGTCCTCAGCTGCATAATGTCTGGGGGCCAAGGGAGAGACATGAGGCAATAAAATTACTGCATACAGTGGAAGGTAGGTAGATGGACTGTTTTCTTAAGAACTTGTTCAGCTCCAAATACATCATCTAAGGGAAGAGTTCAGTTGTAACATCCTCCCAGTGTCTTACTGTgactgtttctatttttttttgaaatttagCTGAACCCTGAGAATCTGCTATCCCTGTAGCTCTTGTACTATAGCCCATCTTCCAGGTCCTCACTATTACAGCTCAGAGTCATTAATTCCACCTCATGCTCACTCCTCCTCCCCTGTTTCACTGTACACCAAGGTAGGTCACCTTCAGTCACCACTGGAGCTGGTTTAGACAAATTGTTTTACTCTGCATTTTGACAGGATAAAAATACCCATGCTGGCACATTATTTTGTCTCTGCTACAGAGGCCAAAGTGTTCTGAAACTGAACCAGAACCCATCTATCAGTGTCAAAAACCTGGTGCCACAAGAACAAGCTCGGCCTGGCCAGTGGGTtaggtatttttctttgctttcctaaGGCAGATTTCAGCTGAGCCTCAAGCAATTCCTGGGTTCCTCTGCTGATTCTGTCTGTCAGACAGACAGAAGTAAGATTGTATTTTCAATGTGTAATGAGGGTGGCTACAGGTACCTCCTGACCTACACCTGCACCATCCCTGGGACACACCACTGCAATTCCAGTGCCAGCTGGGACAGATGTTGGCATCTGTGCCCAAGGTGTTcagccagcctggctgcctGGGTAAGGAGGGAGGAGTGGGTTTAACACTGAAACACTTACAGGAAGCTGCATCTCAGCTCATCACAAATTTGTTGCCTGTTCCTTTCCAcactcttcctcttctccaccGTGGTACGTGACTCCTTGTCTGTCATTAGAGCTGGTGTGCACTGGTGTGCACTGGTGTGCACTGGGGGGATCAGCCAAAAAGCCAGCTGTGCTGGTAAGTGCTGGTTCCTCAGCCAGGCAGcctctcctgagcctcctcctctcctcactGCTGCCTCTCTCATCTTCCCAAGCAGAATCTCCCCCAGCTCCTACAAGGTGCTGGAATCCATCACCTATTTCTGCTCACGTGTCCTGGTTTTGTCTCCAGCCACCCTCCTCACCTGGTGACAGTGCTGAGTGCTGCTGTGGCAGAGGGACAGATGAACAGGAGCCACTGCTCAGAGCATCaggcaggctgcagctctgggtgaTACAGGTGGAGTAGCAGGGTTTTAGTACCTGCTCCCTTCAGCAGGTCCCTCAGGTGCTTCCTTCCATTTCCCCATGGGCTCCACAACTTCAGGTTCCTCTCCAGGTGCTAGATCATTCCTGCCCTTTAAAGAACAGCATAGTTTAATTTTCAAGACCCCCCAGAAGCTGAATCCTGTACTTGATTTGTGTGCCCTTAATGAGGTTGAGcaattttcttttgctcacagaattggttttggctttttttttaagctctttttcttattcatgtacattttaaaaatccaggcATTTGCTATCCTTGACTTGTTTCTCAAGTCACAAGAGCTGCAGCTTTGACACATGATGGACAGCTTTTATGTCTGGTTTAAAATTCCTACAAAACCAGCAAGTTTAGAACAGAGACTGATCTGGCCTGTTTATTCTAAGTCTTCCCTGTCATGggataaatttattttgataGTGGTTTTGCATCCAGCACAGACAGGTACAAATGATTCctgaatttcagcttttttaaatactttaaaattaaaagaatgctGCCCTAGACTGGCTGTTCAAGTCCATCTGTTTGGGTGGACTTAATATATTTGGTGTTCTAATATATTTGTTCTTCATCAGCTGTATAGCCAAGTTAATGCCTTAACAGAAGTATCTTTACCCTAAGTAGAAATGAGTATGAGGAATTATTTCTAGGTTTGGGCAGTGAATGGAACATGAAACCCCTTTAACAAACTTTCCCTCATTACCTCTTCATACAGATGGTAGCAGAGTCAGATTTAGTGTTACACTGTTGTTAATTTAAATTCTAATTTCAAGTACTTTTTTCATAAAAGATATTATGCTATGAAGTCTGTTCTGTATGGTACTGTAAACCAGGCTGCCCATTGCAGAGCACCAGTTACTAGAAGCAGCTGATAAAACTCATTTTAACTTAAGTAATCCTTTCAGATCCTTTTTTCTAGTGCTACTGTATGTGATGAGCAGATTTGAAGGCAGAATGGCATCTCCCCTTCCAGCTGAGCCAAGTTACTTATTAACACTTTCCTCTGTAACAGTTCTTCAGCttattgtttaaaaatcagaaatactgAGCATAGATTTGCAGCAAGCACCTGGTTTTGCTGAACTTTCTCCACTGCAGACCATCCCTAGTTAGCTGGAACTCAAAACTGGCCCCATGCCTGCCCAGAGCCCAGTTTGACCATGAAACCAGAACCAGCAGTGGGGAAGGGGCACAAACCTGCTGGAAAccaaccccagccctgcctggagcCAGAGCtctcacctgctgctgctccaagaGGTCAGACTGAAAGAAATTTCTTGTAGTGTCTGAGTCTTGTCCTCTGGGAAAGATGAGCTCTCTGCAATAtgctggaaattattttccctgCTGTGGTTCTCCCACGTTTAGGATATTATTCCTGGGTTTCTGGAACCCAAACAGCAGGTTATGGGCTCAGCCTTCAAATTAAGTCTTATAACACTGGATCAATATTTGCCAGGAGAAGTACAGCATTAGGAAATGGAACTTGCAAATTACAGAATTCAACAAATTATAAGAGAAAAACCAAAGTTATTATTTTAgctgttttaaatattataaagataattttctgtgCCAGATTACATAACCTCCTGCTTCACAGGCTCTGAGGGTGCTGGTACTTGGTCTGCAGGTCCCTGTGTGCAGCAGTTCCTACCTTCAGTTGATGTTTTGGCAGTTTTACCACAAAACTCAGGTGCTAATAAGAGCTTTACAAAGGTACAAAGCAGCAGTGGCTCATGTCATCTGTCCTTCAGTTTTAGAAGTGCAATAAGCCCAAGTTGTACCTGCACAAAATGTAAGAACTGAGCAAAGGTGTTTCTGAAGCCAGCAGGCTTTTACAGTGAGGTTGCTTAGCCTAGGAAATTGACTTACCTGCAAGTAAAAATGTCCATGAGCCATGGATCTTCTTCCTTGtgcactgctggagcagcaccCTGAATGAAACTGGTGGCTAAACTGGGGAAGCAAAGAGCCCTTGACTCCAAATttacaaagcagcagctcacctGATAGTTGTCAGCAAGCTGAATGGTTGAAAAATCACTTTCAAAAATGGTACATTTTGCTCCAAGTAGCTTCTGGCTTTCCAAATATGCTCGTGATATCCCTTTCTAGTTCTATTTATTTAGAGATGTtcctgtgattattttttttacctctgtaCAAACTGATTGTGCTTATTCTGTtgcctttggaaaaagaaatatttttttaagccaaacTGTGGTTCTGTAAGAAGAGAATGTTTACATGTTTAACTTCAGTTGCTTTAGGTACATGTTTTGTAagtcaaaaaaataataaaaaagattgAGAAACTGTACACACATGCTGACAAAGTTTTCTGTGCTGGAGAGATCAACAAACACAATATAAACACCCTCCCACTGCCACCAGCAGAGGCAAAAGTCACACACAGTAATGGAACTTGACTCAACTTTGTTCCAgtcaggaagaaataaataccAACAACCTTTAGAACCAGAAATTTATTGTAGCTTATAGACTTTCCAAACTGACCTGTTACCAATATACACATCTGAAAAGTTATACCCACAGTGGCTACAAACTGCATCAGGACGCTTACAACCTTTCAGTATTACCATTAAAATCATGATCAGTTTTGGTCTAAAATACAGCAGCTACAGCAACAGTATATGGAAGGATAAGTCTTCTACACATTAACACAGGACAACTGTCAGACATAAGTTAAGTTTCCCAGTTTACTTAAAACTAGCAGTTATATTACCACGTAAGTAGTCAAAACCATTTCCCCGTTTTAGAAATCTaaaattttacataaaaaacaaaacaaaacaaaacaaccccccccaaaaaaatggTAAGCTAAGTGTGTGGGttctcttccctgcttccaGGTCCACCTACTATTGTAAAAGGCACTCCACAGTCATGTGCTACCCCAGGTACAACCCCCAGCAGATCCCGTTACACACATCAAAAGGTGAGGTCTGCTCTGAAAATCAAAACTCCAGGAATGTTTAACTCAATCAATCCTTATCTTTTATCTCTTGGAATTATGACCCTTTGTCCCCCACCCTCTGGCTTGCTCGTGGCTCCACTCAccagcctgctcccagctgtgTGCTCTGGGCACCAGGAAGGCAGGCAGACTCCTGACAAAGATCAGAAACTGCAGCTGTGCTTACCGTGCTGAGGAGTGCATGGAGTCCTCACTGCCCTGTCACAAGCAAAACAAGCTACTCTTTAATCCACCTCCAAAGATCAGGTAAGCAGATACTCATTATTCAAGGCTCTGTgtaagaccaaaaaaaaaaaaaagttaaataaacaAGACCTGCCtcacaaaaacaaaccagcactCTCCACCATGGGGTCGTAACTTTTCGTACCTTTCAGctatttcttttagaaaaaagtcCTTTGCCATTCCAAGTTATAATTTTGGTCAGAAACAACCAAAATCATTAGGACTTGGAATAATAGACGTGTGATTCCCAAGGTTTTCTGATTGGATAATTGCTGCtatagtttgttttgtttttttgtttttttttttactagcaGGAAAACACAATTACTAAGTGTAAACAAAGGCTCAATACACCAACAGTCCAGGTTACTGTACAAGGGGCTACAGGGAATGACCAGGAGTGTGTTTAACAGAAACAGTATCAGCTCTGCCCCAAACCCTCCCACTACCCAATCAGAAAAACTgaacagtcaaaaaaaaaaagccctcaaaaaGCCCTCTCTATGGAGCCTGGTCACCAAGGTGCACAGGTACACAGGTCTCAGTTTCCAACATAACCACCAATCACCTAGATGGACAACCTGTCCTGCCAGCAGTGTGAACAGACCATGTCCTGAGGCAGCCTTGATATCGtgaacaggagctgcagcaccagcacacTCAGCTGCCCACCATCCATGTAGTGTTTGTTTCCCAATAACTTAAAAGCCTCTAAGCCAAGGCTTaattggagaaagaaaaaagaaaaacaaaaaaaccccaatacaACTGTATTGCACAGGGCAGCTGAACCTCTGCAGAGGTTCCTAAAGCCTTTACAATTTCTTACAAGCTTGTCTGTTCCCTCtgcaaaaagaaagattaaagaaaagaaaaattaaaaaccagagTGGGGCATGAGCAACCATGGCAGTCAAGGGCAATGACACTGAATCACTGAAACATCTACACTAGAGAACTGTGCCCGTGCTCCTGCTGCAGTAGTATGAGATTTGTAATATTTCATGCTGCATGATTTGTAACTTTAGCATGTTTTAAACCCCAATCCCTGTTTTCACTACCACAAATGACGTAATTACATAATTCCaatatatttacaaaatattaaaaagtctGTTAATCTTCTACATATTAACCTCATTCTGCCACTTTACACATGCACta
Proteins encoded in this window:
- the PIK3CD gene encoding phosphatidylinositol 4,5-bisphosphate 3-kinase catalytic subunit delta isoform, with translation MPPGIYCPMEFWSKGENQNIQVDFLLPTGIYLNLSVSCNASLGTIKQVVWKHAQYEPLYHMLSDPEAYVFTCINQTAEQQELEDEQRRLCDIQPFLPVLRLVAREGDRAKKVINSQISLLIGKGLHEFDSVQDPEVNDFRTKMCQFCEERAAKRQQLSWSAWMEYNFPLQLEPMAKRLGTGPLHNPTKNIFVNVKFQSGGESFTFQISPKEFPITLMSYAIKKQATVFRHETVESPEDYTLQVNGKWEYLYGNYPLYQFQYIRSCLHRGLTPHLTMVHSSTIIAMRDEQSNCIASPPKMAHKPPPLPKKKPNYGSLWSLEQPFYIELVQGSKVNADERMKLVVQAGLFHGNEMLCKTVSSSEVNVCSEPVWKQRMDFDINICDLPRMARLCFALYAVIEKAKKARSTKKKSKKADCPIAWVNVMLFDYKDQLKTGECCLHMWSSFPDEKGELLNPMGTVQCNPNTESAAALVICFPSVASHPVYYPSFEQLLELGRNGEQPRAAAEDPEEKLQLKEILERRSHTELYEHEKDLVWKMRYDIRDQYPQALAKLLIITKWNRHEDVAQMISLLQTWPELPVLNALELLDFSFPDRYVGSFAINSLKKLTDHELFQYLLQLVQVLKYESYLDCELTKFLLDRALSNRKIGHFLFWHLRSEMHVPAVALRFGLILEAYCRGSTHHMKVLMKQGEALNKMKALNDFVKVSSQKATKPQTKEMMHVCMKQETYLEALSHLQSPLNPNIILAEVCVDQCTFMDSKMKPLWIVFNNEETGGGGVGIIFKNGDDLRQDMLTLQMIQLMDILWKQEGLDLRMTPYGCLSTGDKTGLIEVVMHSDTIANIQLNKSNMVATAAFNKDALLNWLKSKNPGDALEQAIEEFTLSCAGYCVATYVLGIGDRHSDNIMIRETGQLFHIDFGHFLGNFKTKFGINRERVPFILTYDFVHVIQQGKTNNNEKFERFRGYCEKAYMILRRHGLLFLHLFALMKAAGLPELSCSKDIQYLKDSLALGKTDEEALKHFRLKFNEALRESWKTKVNWLAHNVSKDNRQ